A genomic region of Homo sapiens chromosome 4, GRCh38.p14 Primary Assembly contains the following coding sequences:
- the SH3BP2 gene encoding SH3 domain-binding protein 2 isoform c (isoform c is encoded by transcript variant 4) encodes MASLGPRTPAPSRSRGRRAMCWVSTISFMAAEEMHWPVPMKAIGAQNLLTMPGGVAKAGYLHKKGGTQLQLLKWPLRFVIIHKRCVYYFKSSTSASPQGAFSLSGYNRVMRAAEETTSNNVFPFKIIHISKKHRTWFFSASSEEERKSWMALLRREIGHFHEKKDLPLDTSDSSSDTDSFYGAVERPVDISLSPYPTDNEDYEHDDEDDSYLEPDSPEPGRLEDALMHPPAYPPPPVPTPRKPAFSDMPRAHSFTSKGPGPLLPPPPPKHGLPDVGLAAEDSKRDPLCPRRAEPCPRVPATPRRMSDPPLSTMPTAPGLRKPPCFRESASPSPEPWTPGHGACSTSSAAIMATATSRNCDKLKSFHLSPRGPPTSEPPPVPANKPKFLKIAEEDPPREAAMPGLFVPPVAPRPPALKLPVPEAMARPAVLPRPEKPQLPHLQRSPPDGQSFRSFSFEKPRQPSQADTGGDDSDEDYEKVPLPNSVFVNTTESCEVERLFKATSPRGEPQDGLYCIRNSSTKSGKVLVVWDETSNKVRNYRIFEKDSKFYLEGEVLFVSVGSMVEHYHTHVLPSHQSLLLRHPYGYTGPR; translated from the exons ATGGCCTCCCTGGGCCCCAGGACACCGGCCCCGAGCAGGTCACGAGGACGGAGGGCCATGTGTTGGGTCAGCACCATCAG CTTCATGGCGGCTGAAGAGATGCATTGGCCTGTCCCTATGAAGGCCATTGGTGCCCAGAACCTGCTAACCATGCCTGGGGGCGTGGCCAAGGCTGGCTACCTGCACAAGAAGGGCGGTACCCAGCTGCAGCTGCTGAAAT GGCCCCTGCGCTTTGTCATCATCCACAAACGCTGCGTCTACTACTTCAAGAGtagcacctctgcctccccgcaGGGCGCCTTCTCCCTGAGTGGCTATAACCG GGTGATGCGGGCGGCTGAGGAGACCACGTCCAACAACGTTTTCCCCTTCAAGATCATCCATATCAGCAAGAAGCACCGCACGTGGTTCTTCTCGGCCTCCTCCGAGGAGGAGCGCAAG AGCTGGATGGCCTTGCTGCGCAGGGAGATTGGCCACTTCCACGAAAAGAAAGACCTGCCCTTGGACACCAG CGACTCCAGCTCGGACACAGACAGCTTCTACGGCGCAGTTGAGCGGCCTGTGGATATCAGCCTTTCCCCGTACCCCACGGACAATGAAG ACTATGAGCACGACGATGAGGATGACTCCTACCTGGAGCCTGACTCCCCGGAGCCCGGAAGGCTTGAGG ATGCCCTGATGCACCCACCGGCTTACCCACCACCCCCAGTGCCCACGCCCAGGAAGCCAGCCTTCTCTGACATGCCCCGGGCCCACTCCTTTACCTCCAAGGGCCCCGGTCCCCTACTGCCACCCCCGCCCCCTAAGCACGGCCTCCCAGATGTTGGCCTGGCTGCTGAGGACTCCAAGAGGGACCCACTGTGCCCGAGGCGGGCTGAGCCTTGCCCCAGGGTACCTGCTACCCCCCGAAGGATGAGCGATCCCCCTCTGAGCACCATgcccaccgcacccggcctccggAAACCCCCTTGCTTCCGGGAGAGTGCCAGCCCCAGCCCGGAGCCCTGGACCCCTGGCCACGGGGCCTGCTCCACTTCCAGTGCTGCCATCATGGCCACTGCCACCTCCAGAAACTGTGACAAACTCAAGTCCTTCCACCTGTCCCCCCGAGGACCACCCACATCTGAGCCCCCACCTGTGCCAGCCAACAAGCCCAAGTTCCTGAAGATAGCTGAAGAGGACCCCCCAAGGGAGGCAGCCATGCCCGGACTCTTTGTGCCCCCCGTGGCTCCCCGGCCTCCTGCGCTGAAGCTGCCAGTGCCTGAGGCCATGGCGCGGCCCGCAGTCCTGCCCAGGCCAGAGAAGCCGCAGCTCCCGCACCTCCA gCGATCACCCCCCGATGGGCAGAGTTTCAGGAGCTTCTCCTTTGAAAAGCCCCGGCAACCCTCACAGGCTGACACTGGCGGGGACGACTCGGACGAGGACTATGAGAAG GTGCCACTGCCCAACTCGGTCTTCGTCAACACCACGGAGTCCTGCGAAGTGGAAAG GTTGTTCAAGGCTACAAGCCCCCGGGGAGAGCCCCAGGATGGACTCTACTGCATCCGGAACTCCTCTACCAAGTCGGGGAAG GTCCTGGTTGTGTGGGACGAAACCTCTAACAAAGTGAGGAACTATCGCATTTTTGAGAAG GACTCTAAGTTCTACCTGGAGGGCGAGGTCCTGTTTGTGAGTGTGGGCAGCATGGTGGAGCACTACCACACCCACGTGCTGCCCAGCCACCAGAGCCTGCTGCTGCGGCACCCCTACGGCTACACTGGGCCTAGGTGA
- the SH3BP2 gene encoding SH3 domain-binding protein 2 isoform b (isoform b is encoded by transcript variant 3), with protein MAGSGPRPRSWGRREAGARDEAAAAGGRGPGPCRCSQGRRAWIAPGKPAMPAAWTPFMAAEEMHWPVPMKAIGAQNLLTMPGGVAKAGYLHKKGGTQLQLLKWPLRFVIIHKRCVYYFKSSTSASPQGAFSLSGYNRVMRAAEETTSNNVFPFKIIHISKKHRTWFFSASSEEERKSWMALLRREIGHFHEKKDLPLDTSDSSSDTDSFYGAVERPVDISLSPYPTDNEDYEHDDEDDSYLEPDSPEPGRLEDALMHPPAYPPPPVPTPRKPAFSDMPRAHSFTSKGPGPLLPPPPPKHGLPDVGLAAEDSKRDPLCPRRAEPCPRVPATPRRMSDPPLSTMPTAPGLRKPPCFRESASPSPEPWTPGHGACSTSSAAIMATATSRNCDKLKSFHLSPRGPPTSEPPPVPANKPKFLKIAEEDPPREAAMPGLFVPPVAPRPPALKLPVPEAMARPAVLPRPEKPQLPHLQRSPPDGQSFRSFSFEKPRQPSQADTGGDDSDEDYEKVPLPNSVFVNTTESCEVERLFKATSPRGEPQDGLYCIRNSSTKSGKVLVVWDETSNKVRNYRIFEKDSKFYLEGEVLFVSVGSMVEHYHTHVLPSHQSLLLRHPYGYTGPR; from the exons ATGGCGGGCTCCGGGCCGCGGCCGCGGAGCTGGGGCCGGCGGGAGGCGGGCGCCCGGGAcgaggcggcggcggccgggGGACGCGGCCCGGGGCCGTGCCGGTGCTCGCAGGGGAGGCGGGCGTGGATCGCCCCGGGGAAGCCGGCCATGCCCGCCGCGTGGACGCC CTTCATGGCGGCTGAAGAGATGCATTGGCCTGTCCCTATGAAGGCCATTGGTGCCCAGAACCTGCTAACCATGCCTGGGGGCGTGGCCAAGGCTGGCTACCTGCACAAGAAGGGCGGTACCCAGCTGCAGCTGCTGAAAT GGCCCCTGCGCTTTGTCATCATCCACAAACGCTGCGTCTACTACTTCAAGAGtagcacctctgcctccccgcaGGGCGCCTTCTCCCTGAGTGGCTATAACCG GGTGATGCGGGCGGCTGAGGAGACCACGTCCAACAACGTTTTCCCCTTCAAGATCATCCATATCAGCAAGAAGCACCGCACGTGGTTCTTCTCGGCCTCCTCCGAGGAGGAGCGCAAG AGCTGGATGGCCTTGCTGCGCAGGGAGATTGGCCACTTCCACGAAAAGAAAGACCTGCCCTTGGACACCAG CGACTCCAGCTCGGACACAGACAGCTTCTACGGCGCAGTTGAGCGGCCTGTGGATATCAGCCTTTCCCCGTACCCCACGGACAATGAAG ACTATGAGCACGACGATGAGGATGACTCCTACCTGGAGCCTGACTCCCCGGAGCCCGGAAGGCTTGAGG ATGCCCTGATGCACCCACCGGCTTACCCACCACCCCCAGTGCCCACGCCCAGGAAGCCAGCCTTCTCTGACATGCCCCGGGCCCACTCCTTTACCTCCAAGGGCCCCGGTCCCCTACTGCCACCCCCGCCCCCTAAGCACGGCCTCCCAGATGTTGGCCTGGCTGCTGAGGACTCCAAGAGGGACCCACTGTGCCCGAGGCGGGCTGAGCCTTGCCCCAGGGTACCTGCTACCCCCCGAAGGATGAGCGATCCCCCTCTGAGCACCATgcccaccgcacccggcctccggAAACCCCCTTGCTTCCGGGAGAGTGCCAGCCCCAGCCCGGAGCCCTGGACCCCTGGCCACGGGGCCTGCTCCACTTCCAGTGCTGCCATCATGGCCACTGCCACCTCCAGAAACTGTGACAAACTCAAGTCCTTCCACCTGTCCCCCCGAGGACCACCCACATCTGAGCCCCCACCTGTGCCAGCCAACAAGCCCAAGTTCCTGAAGATAGCTGAAGAGGACCCCCCAAGGGAGGCAGCCATGCCCGGACTCTTTGTGCCCCCCGTGGCTCCCCGGCCTCCTGCGCTGAAGCTGCCAGTGCCTGAGGCCATGGCGCGGCCCGCAGTCCTGCCCAGGCCAGAGAAGCCGCAGCTCCCGCACCTCCA gCGATCACCCCCCGATGGGCAGAGTTTCAGGAGCTTCTCCTTTGAAAAGCCCCGGCAACCCTCACAGGCTGACACTGGCGGGGACGACTCGGACGAGGACTATGAGAAG GTGCCACTGCCCAACTCGGTCTTCGTCAACACCACGGAGTCCTGCGAAGTGGAAAG GTTGTTCAAGGCTACAAGCCCCCGGGGAGAGCCCCAGGATGGACTCTACTGCATCCGGAACTCCTCTACCAAGTCGGGGAAG GTCCTGGTTGTGTGGGACGAAACCTCTAACAAAGTGAGGAACTATCGCATTTTTGAGAAG GACTCTAAGTTCTACCTGGAGGGCGAGGTCCTGTTTGTGAGTGTGGGCAGCATGGTGGAGCACTACCACACCCACGTGCTGCCCAGCCACCAGAGCCTGCTGCTGCGGCACCCCTACGGCTACACTGGGCCTAGGTGA
- the SH3BP2 gene encoding SH3 domain-binding protein 2 isoform a (isoform a is encoded by transcript variant 2): MAAEEMHWPVPMKAIGAQNLLTMPGGVAKAGYLHKKGGTQLQLLKWPLRFVIIHKRCVYYFKSSTSASPQGAFSLSGYNRVMRAAEETTSNNVFPFKIIHISKKHRTWFFSASSEEERKSWMALLRREIGHFHEKKDLPLDTSDSSSDTDSFYGAVERPVDISLSPYPTDNEDYEHDDEDDSYLEPDSPEPGRLEDALMHPPAYPPPPVPTPRKPAFSDMPRAHSFTSKGPGPLLPPPPPKHGLPDVGLAAEDSKRDPLCPRRAEPCPRVPATPRRMSDPPLSTMPTAPGLRKPPCFRESASPSPEPWTPGHGACSTSSAAIMATATSRNCDKLKSFHLSPRGPPTSEPPPVPANKPKFLKIAEEDPPREAAMPGLFVPPVAPRPPALKLPVPEAMARPAVLPRPEKPQLPHLQRSPPDGQSFRSFSFEKPRQPSQADTGGDDSDEDYEKVPLPNSVFVNTTESCEVERLFKATSPRGEPQDGLYCIRNSSTKSGKVLVVWDETSNKVRNYRIFEKDSKFYLEGEVLFVSVGSMVEHYHTHVLPSHQSLLLRHPYGYTGPR, encoded by the exons ATGGCGGCTGAAGAGATGCATTGGCCTGTCCCTATGAAGGCCATTGGTGCCCAGAACCTGCTAACCATGCCTGGGGGCGTGGCCAAGGCTGGCTACCTGCACAAGAAGGGCGGTACCCAGCTGCAGCTGCTGAAAT GGCCCCTGCGCTTTGTCATCATCCACAAACGCTGCGTCTACTACTTCAAGAGtagcacctctgcctccccgcaGGGCGCCTTCTCCCTGAGTGGCTATAACCG GGTGATGCGGGCGGCTGAGGAGACCACGTCCAACAACGTTTTCCCCTTCAAGATCATCCATATCAGCAAGAAGCACCGCACGTGGTTCTTCTCGGCCTCCTCCGAGGAGGAGCGCAAG AGCTGGATGGCCTTGCTGCGCAGGGAGATTGGCCACTTCCACGAAAAGAAAGACCTGCCCTTGGACACCAG CGACTCCAGCTCGGACACAGACAGCTTCTACGGCGCAGTTGAGCGGCCTGTGGATATCAGCCTTTCCCCGTACCCCACGGACAATGAAG ACTATGAGCACGACGATGAGGATGACTCCTACCTGGAGCCTGACTCCCCGGAGCCCGGAAGGCTTGAGG ATGCCCTGATGCACCCACCGGCTTACCCACCACCCCCAGTGCCCACGCCCAGGAAGCCAGCCTTCTCTGACATGCCCCGGGCCCACTCCTTTACCTCCAAGGGCCCCGGTCCCCTACTGCCACCCCCGCCCCCTAAGCACGGCCTCCCAGATGTTGGCCTGGCTGCTGAGGACTCCAAGAGGGACCCACTGTGCCCGAGGCGGGCTGAGCCTTGCCCCAGGGTACCTGCTACCCCCCGAAGGATGAGCGATCCCCCTCTGAGCACCATgcccaccgcacccggcctccggAAACCCCCTTGCTTCCGGGAGAGTGCCAGCCCCAGCCCGGAGCCCTGGACCCCTGGCCACGGGGCCTGCTCCACTTCCAGTGCTGCCATCATGGCCACTGCCACCTCCAGAAACTGTGACAAACTCAAGTCCTTCCACCTGTCCCCCCGAGGACCACCCACATCTGAGCCCCCACCTGTGCCAGCCAACAAGCCCAAGTTCCTGAAGATAGCTGAAGAGGACCCCCCAAGGGAGGCAGCCATGCCCGGACTCTTTGTGCCCCCCGTGGCTCCCCGGCCTCCTGCGCTGAAGCTGCCAGTGCCTGAGGCCATGGCGCGGCCCGCAGTCCTGCCCAGGCCAGAGAAGCCGCAGCTCCCGCACCTCCA gCGATCACCCCCCGATGGGCAGAGTTTCAGGAGCTTCTCCTTTGAAAAGCCCCGGCAACCCTCACAGGCTGACACTGGCGGGGACGACTCGGACGAGGACTATGAGAAG GTGCCACTGCCCAACTCGGTCTTCGTCAACACCACGGAGTCCTGCGAAGTGGAAAG GTTGTTCAAGGCTACAAGCCCCCGGGGAGAGCCCCAGGATGGACTCTACTGCATCCGGAACTCCTCTACCAAGTCGGGGAAG GTCCTGGTTGTGTGGGACGAAACCTCTAACAAAGTGAGGAACTATCGCATTTTTGAGAAG GACTCTAAGTTCTACCTGGAGGGCGAGGTCCTGTTTGTGAGTGTGGGCAGCATGGTGGAGCACTACCACACCCACGTGCTGCCCAGCCACCAGAGCCTGCTGCTGCGGCACCCCTACGGCTACACTGGGCCTAGGTGA